Proteins encoded together in one Cicer arietinum cultivar CDC Frontier isolate Library 1 chromosome 4, Cicar.CDCFrontier_v2.0, whole genome shotgun sequence window:
- the LOC140920135 gene encoding secreted RxLR effector protein 161-like: MHQQKYIGELLEKFEMNSCNSISNPSEINSKIDECSEEEIVDPTLFRQMVGSLRYLCNNMPDICYSISVISIFMHDPRKTHLIATKRILRYIKGTKEFGLLFSNGSKGERSELVGYLYSYWCGDITDRRSTSGYVFKFNESAISWCTKKQPVIALSSCEAEYITGTFATCQQNGWIQ; encoded by the coding sequence ATGCACCAGCAGAAGTATATAGGTGAACTGCTTgagaaatttgaaatgaataGCTGCAATTCAATCTCAAATCCATCAGAAATAAACTCAAAAATTGATGAGTGCAGTGAGGAAGAAATAGTTGATCCAACATTGTTCAGACAGATGGTTGGTTCGTTGAGATACTTATGCAACAACATGCCTGACATTTGCTACTCAATTAGTGTGATTAGCATATTCATGCATGATCCAAGGAAGACTCACCTGATAGCAACTAAAAGGATACTTCGATATATAAAAGGCACAAAGGAGTTTGGGCTGTTGTTCTCTAATGGAAGCAAAGGTGAAAGAAGTGAACTTGTTGGATATTTATACAGTTATTGGTGTGGAGACATCACAGATAGAAGGAGTACCTCTGGCTATGTTTTCAAGTTCAATGAATCAGCCATATCATGGTGTACAAAGAAGCAACCAGTGATTGCACTTTCATCTTGTGAGGCAGAATATATTACAGGAACTTTTGCAACCTGTCAACAAAATGGTTGGATTCAGTGA
- the LOC101509619 gene encoding auxin-induced protein 6B-like, translating to MSAKCSKIRHIVRLRQMLRRWRNKARMSANRAPSDVPAGHVAVCVGANYTRFVVRATYLNHPVFQKLLIQAEEEYGFSNHGPIAIPCDEALFEEALRFISRSDSSRYGNIDFEDFQSRCHVGIRTNVDFWPESRPLLHGLTDKTIW from the coding sequence atgtCAGCAAAATGCAGCAAAATTCGCCACATTGTACGGCTCCGTCAGATGCTACGACGGTGGCGAAACAAAGCACGAATGTCAGCTAATCGTGCACCGTCCGATGTACCAGCAGGACACGTGGCAGTTTGTGTAGGCGCTAACTACACCAGATTTGTAGTACGCGCGACGTACCTGAACCATCCTGTTTTCCAGAAGCTTCTAATTCAAGCCGAAGAAGAGTACGGTTTCTCTAATCACGGACCCATTGCTATCCCTTGTGATGAAGCGCTTTTCGAAGAGGCTCTCCGCTTCATTTCCCGCTCCGACTCCAGCCGCTATGGTAATATCGACTTTGAAGATTTTCAGAGCCGATGCCACGTCGGAATTAGAACTAACGTCGATTTCTGGCCCGAATCTCGACCGCTACTTCACGGTCTAACTGACAAAACCATTTGGTAA